One Oryza sativa Japonica Group chromosome 8, ASM3414082v1 DNA window includes the following coding sequences:
- the LOC136351587 gene encoding uncharacterized protein yields the protein MKNVRNRKRGEPNRCFEYGALDHIRSHCPKLGRGKKEDDGRVKDDDVNKKKNMKEKEKKKHCMQWLIQELIKVFDGSEDEDEGKGKQVVDLGFISRNASSDVDKSDDDNEEKLSYDKLELAT from the coding sequence atgaaaaatgttaggaacaggaaaagaggagaaCCGAATCGTTGTTTTGAGTATGGAGCACTTGATCATATTcgctcgcattgtcctaagcttgggagaggcaagaagGAAGATGATGGGAGAGTCAAAGATGATGAcgtgaacaagaagaagaacatgaaggagaaggagaagaagaagcattgCATGCAGTGGTTAATTCAAGaactcataaaagtttttgatggatctgaagatgaagatgagggcAAAGGTAAGCAAGTTGTTGATCTAGGTTTTATTTCTCGTAATGCTAGTTCTGATGTTGATAAatctgatgatgataatgaagaAAAGCTTAGTTATGATAAATTAGAACTTGCTACTTAA